A single window of Liolophura sinensis isolate JHLJ2023 chromosome 6, CUHK_Ljap_v2, whole genome shotgun sequence DNA harbors:
- the LOC135468074 gene encoding protein max-like isoform X3: protein MGVFRRKAEKRAHHNALERKRRDHIKESFHSLRDSVPSLQGEKVSAVSRAQILKKAADYIQFMRRKNHTHQQDIDDLRKQNTVLEQQIRALEKAKSTGQFAAQSSGALNPKGTVMSAFDGGSGSESSETEGLSPSRRKKMKMSS from the exons gcAGAAAAGAGGGCGCATCACAATGCGCTGGAACGGAAGAGGCGGGATCACATAAAGGAGAGTTTCCATAGTCTCCGCGATTCAGTGCCCTCCCTACAGGGGGAGAAAGTCAGCGCG GTGTCACGCGCACAAATCCTGAAAAAGGCAGCAGATTACATTCAATTCATGAGGAGAAAAAATCATACCCACCAGCAAGATATAGATGACCTGAGAAAACAGAACACAGTATTGGAGCAGCAAA TTCGAGCTCTTGAGAAAGCCAAATCAACAGGTCAGTTTGCCGCCCAATCCTCGGGGGCTTTGAACCCCAAGGGAACTGTCATGTCAGCCTTTGACGGAGGGTCCGGCTCGGAAAGCTCAGAAACTGAGGGCCTCTCCCCGAGTCGACGGAAAAAAATGAAGATGTCGTCATGA
- the LOC135466487 gene encoding LOW QUALITY PROTEIN: protein farnesyltransferase subunit beta-like (The sequence of the model RefSeq protein was modified relative to this genomic sequence to represent the inferred CDS: deleted 1 base in 1 codon), which translates to MTSENSRLRCTCQNRKQLRFNDDNVSTVSSREQEKVEQSVDEAYETFKSHAEFEPSLPELDRKQHCAFLWKGLENLSESYDCLDASRPWLCFWILHSLEILGEDIPCEIASRVAKFLGHCQSPDGGFGGGPGQVPHLAPTYAAVCALCILQTEEAFKIINRKKLQEFLFKMRSEDGAFNMHEGGEEDIRGAYCAATVARLTNVMTPELFDCTPEWIVSCQTYEGGFAGCAGMEAHGGYSFCGLAALILMGKAKLCNIKALLRWTANRQMNFEGGFQGRTNKLVDGCYSFWQGGAFPLVHMCLAQEGDKCLSAERWMSHQEALQEYLLICCQHPWGGLIDKPGKPRDYYHTCYALSGLSLAQHFAGGKLAHKYVIGSPGNEVKTTHPVFNIGVDAVLQANQYFKNLPVPSPENAGDS; encoded by the exons gaaaaGGTTGAGCAGTCTGTAGATGAGGCATATGAAACATTTAAAAGCCATGCTGAGTTTGAACCAAG TTTACCTGAGCTTGACAGAAAACAACACTGTGCATTTCTGTGGAAGGGGTTGGAGAATTTGTCAGAGTCCTATGAT TGTCTAGATGCAAGTAGACCTTGGCTTTGT TTCTGGATATTGCACAGTCTGGAGATCTTGGGGGAAGACATACCATGTGAAATTGCTTCTCG CGTGGCAAAGTTTCTAGGACACTGCCAGTCCCCAGATGGAGGATTTGGAG GTGGCCCTGGTCAGGTACCTCACCTGGCACCCACCTATGCTGCTGTCTGTGCCCTCTGTATTCTCCAGACAGAAGAGGCATTCAAGATAATTAACAG GAAAAAGCTACAAGAATTTTTATTCAAAATGCGTTCTGAAGATGGGGCATTTAACATGCATGAGGGTGGAGAGGAAGATATCAG aggtGCCTACTGCGCAGCCACAGTGGCCAGGCTAACTAATGTGATGACACCAGAACTGTTTGATTGTACACCAGAGTGGATTGTAAG TTGTCAGACTTATGAAGGAGGATTTGCTGGATGTGCAGGAATGGAGGCTCATGGGGGATActcattctgtggtctggctgctctAATTCTGATGGGAAAGGCTAAgctgtgcaacatcaaagctctgttg AGATGGACAGCAAATCGACAAATGAATTTTGAGGGCGGTTTCCAAGGGCGGACAAACAAGCTTGTTGATGGTTGTTATTCTTTCTGGCAGGGTGGAGCTTTCCCTCTGGTCCACATGTGTTTAGCTCAGGAGG GAGATAAATGTCTGAGTGCAGAGCGTTGGATGAGCCACCAGGAAGCGCTGCAGGAGTATCTGTTAATCTGTTGTCAGCACCCGTGGGGAGGATTGATTGACAAGCCAGGAAA ACCGAGGGACTATTACCACACCTGCTATGCTCTCAGCGGATTGTCATTAGCTCAGCACTTTGCTGGGGGGAAATTGGCCCACAAATATGTCATAGGGAGCCCAGGAAATGAAGTG aAAACTACCCACCCAGTCTTCAATATCGGGGTAGATGCGGTACTTCAGGCAAACCAGTATTTCAAAAACCTGCCAGTTCCTAGTCCGGAGAATGCAGGAGACAGCTAA
- the LOC135468074 gene encoding protein max-like isoform X2, translating to MSDEDRDVDIESDAEKRAHHNALERKRRDHIKESFHSLRDSVPSLQGEKVSAVSRAQILKKAADYIQFMRRKNHTHQQDIDDLRKQNTVLEQQIRALEKAKSTGQFAAQSSGALNPKGTVMSAFDGGSGSESSETEGLSPSRRKKMKMSS from the exons gcAGAAAAGAGGGCGCATCACAATGCGCTGGAACGGAAGAGGCGGGATCACATAAAGGAGAGTTTCCATAGTCTCCGCGATTCAGTGCCCTCCCTACAGGGGGAGAAAGTCAGCGCG GTGTCACGCGCACAAATCCTGAAAAAGGCAGCAGATTACATTCAATTCATGAGGAGAAAAAATCATACCCACCAGCAAGATATAGATGACCTGAGAAAACAGAACACAGTATTGGAGCAGCAAA TTCGAGCTCTTGAGAAAGCCAAATCAACAGGTCAGTTTGCCGCCCAATCCTCGGGGGCTTTGAACCCCAAGGGAACTGTCATGTCAGCCTTTGACGGAGGGTCCGGCTCGGAAAGCTCAGAAACTGAGGGCCTCTCCCCGAGTCGACGGAAAAAAATGAAGATGTCGTCATGA